A single region of the Anaerolineae bacterium genome encodes:
- a CDS encoding TldD/PmbA family protein — translation MSDMLGRLAGRAEQAEVFEIDSESTSVGFEANKLKSFEVNQTRGVALRVVKDGRLGFAASSDMEADDRLIENALESAQHGDPVPVRFPGPARGPDVEVYDPRLAELPTDGLIEVGREMIATITEGDDKALVRVELQRQVRSTVVRNSNGGEVSTLKSPFSFALLVERVQQDDVLLVHRFYSTASWSEEYRAVAQALAEQLRLAREITTLRSGRMPVLFSPPGAVVLGLPLMLGLNGKDVYRGISPMAGKVGEKLFDEKLTLVDDPTINGRPGSASHDDEGVPHRRNVLIDGGVVCGFLYDLKTAVQAGAEPTGNGERGLFSPPSPSFTNLVLQAGTTPVREIIRGLDEALLVESPLGVGQGNVMSGAFSNSLSLAFKIEKGEIIGRVKDVSIAGNVYTDLKRIEALSREAEWVYGGMQLPYILLPALNVVTKA, via the coding sequence ATGAGCGATATGTTGGGCAGGCTGGCAGGACGGGCGGAGCAGGCCGAGGTCTTCGAGATTGACAGCGAGTCCACTTCGGTGGGCTTCGAGGCCAACAAGCTCAAGTCGTTCGAGGTGAACCAGACCCGGGGCGTCGCCTTGCGGGTGGTGAAGGATGGTCGGCTGGGCTTCGCTGCTTCGAGCGATATGGAGGCAGACGATCGCCTGATCGAGAACGCCCTCGAATCGGCCCAGCACGGGGATCCGGTGCCGGTGCGCTTTCCCGGGCCGGCTCGGGGGCCGGACGTTGAGGTCTACGACCCGCGCCTGGCCGAGCTTCCCACCGACGGGCTGATCGAGGTAGGTCGGGAGATGATTGCCACCATCACCGAGGGAGACGACAAGGCTCTGGTGAGGGTAGAACTGCAGCGGCAGGTACGCAGCACGGTAGTACGCAACAGCAATGGCGGAGAGGTCTCCACCCTCAAGTCACCGTTCTCCTTCGCGCTGCTGGTGGAGCGAGTGCAGCAGGACGACGTGCTGCTGGTGCATCGCTTCTACAGCACTGCTTCCTGGAGTGAGGAGTACCGCGCTGTGGCCCAGGCGCTGGCGGAGCAGCTTCGCCTGGCACGGGAGATCACGACGCTGCGGTCGGGGCGGATGCCGGTGTTGTTCTCGCCCCCAGGCGCAGTGGTGCTGGGACTGCCCTTGATGCTGGGCCTGAACGGCAAGGACGTCTACCGGGGCATCTCCCCCATGGCGGGGAAGGTGGGAGAGAAGCTCTTTGACGAGAAGCTGACCCTGGTGGATGACCCGACGATCAACGGCCGCCCGGGCAGTGCCTCCCACGACGACGAGGGTGTTCCGCACCGGCGCAACGTGCTGATAGATGGGGGCGTGGTCTGCGGGTTCCTCTATGACCTCAAGACGGCGGTTCAGGCTGGGGCTGAGCCTACCGGCAACGGCGAGCGAGGGCTCTTCTCACCCCCGTCGCCGTCCTTCACCAATTTGGTGCTGCAGGCAGGGACGACGCCGGTGCGGGAGATCATCCGCGGGCTGGATGAGGCGCTGCTGGTGGAGAGCCCGCTGGGGGTGGGGCAGGGCAACGTCATGAGCGGGGCTTTCTCCAACAGCCTAAGCCTAGCGTTCAAGATCGAGAAAGGCGAAATCATCGGGCGGGTCAAGGACGTATCTATCGCCGGCAACGTCTACACCGACCTCAAGCGGATCGAGGCCCTCAGCCGGGAGGCGGAATGGGTGTATGGCGGGATGCAGCTCCCCTACATCCTGCTGCCGGCACTCAACGTGGTGACGAAGGCGTGA
- a CDS encoding DUF3795 domain-containing protein, protein MSSPVTQAVAFCGYVCSVCPGTADGCPGCKAGGGDEGCPVRACSIERGLAGCWDCAGFPCDKGPFGSDEWRGLATALTAGVKQHGEARLVGLVRERLGDPLEYGRFRGMTAEAITDILTR, encoded by the coding sequence ATGAGCTCGCCAGTGACGCAAGCGGTGGCCTTTTGTGGCTACGTCTGCTCGGTGTGTCCGGGGACGGCGGATGGCTGCCCCGGCTGCAAAGCCGGAGGTGGGGATGAGGGATGCCCCGTCAGGGCCTGCAGCATCGAGCGCGGCCTGGCTGGATGCTGGGACTGTGCCGGGTTTCCCTGCGACAAGGGCCCCTTCGGCTCTGACGAGTGGCGCGGCCTGGCGACAGCCCTCACGGCGGGGGTGAAGCAGCACGGCGAAGCGAGGCTGGTCGGCCTGGTAAGGGAGCGCCTGGGCGACCCCCTGGAGTATGGCCGGTTCCGCGGCATGACCGCCGAGGCGATCACAGACATTCTGACGCGCTAG
- a CDS encoding aminotransferase class V-fold PLP-dependent enzyme — translation MDIYAKLGVRPLINASGPVTVLGGSLMPPEVVEAMAEAARAFVDLNELHLAAGRRIATLIGVEAAHVCSGAAAGIAVMAAACMASTDPARIRQLPDTTGMPNRFLYFRAHRNPFDQAVREAGGTLIPVDPDPEALAAAIDGTVAAIYYTAGRFERGESLPLAQVAEVAHGAGVPLMVDGAAQVPPLENFRRFLDEGADLVTFSGGKAIRGPQSSGLILGRAGLVEACRLNDNPHQSIGRPMKASKEDIAGLVRAVELYLERDHEADMALWERRVAHVIAALSDLPHVRAERRVPYGIGQQVPTAAVSWDSEALGLGYEDLVHRLLQGEPRIAVRTRSRSADRVYDAYYEDEIRVYPDNLQPGEEEIVARRLRQLLSS, via the coding sequence TTGGACATCTACGCCAAGTTAGGAGTACGACCTCTCATCAATGCTTCCGGCCCGGTGACCGTCCTGGGTGGTTCGCTCATGCCTCCCGAGGTGGTCGAGGCCATGGCCGAGGCCGCCCGCGCCTTCGTGGACCTCAACGAGCTGCACCTGGCAGCAGGCAGACGCATCGCCACGCTCATCGGCGTGGAGGCAGCTCACGTGTGTTCGGGCGCGGCCGCGGGTATCGCCGTCATGGCGGCCGCCTGCATGGCCTCAACCGATCCGGCCCGGATTCGCCAACTGCCTGACACCACAGGCATGCCCAATCGCTTCCTCTACTTCCGCGCCCACCGCAACCCCTTCGACCAGGCGGTACGCGAAGCAGGAGGGACGCTGATCCCGGTCGACCCTGACCCCGAGGCCCTGGCGGCGGCGATAGACGGTACGGTGGCCGCCATCTACTACACCGCTGGGCGCTTCGAGCGCGGGGAAAGCCTCCCGCTGGCCCAGGTGGCTGAGGTGGCCCACGGGGCCGGGGTGCCCCTGATGGTGGACGGGGCTGCGCAAGTGCCTCCGCTGGAGAACTTCCGTCGGTTCCTGGACGAAGGTGCCGACCTGGTGACCTTCAGTGGGGGCAAGGCCATCCGCGGCCCTCAGTCCAGCGGCCTCATTCTGGGGCGTGCCGGCCTGGTCGAGGCCTGCCGTCTGAACGACAACCCCCACCAGTCCATTGGTCGGCCCATGAAGGCCAGTAAGGAGGACATCGCCGGCCTGGTGCGAGCGGTCGAGCTCTACCTGGAGCGGGACCATGAGGCCGACATGGCGCTCTGGGAGCGTCGAGTGGCGCACGTCATCGCGGCCCTGTCCGACCTGCCTCACGTGCGGGCCGAGCGCAGAGTGCCCTACGGCATCGGGCAGCAGGTCCCCACGGCTGCCGTGAGTTGGGACTCTGAAGCCCTGGGTCTGGGGTACGAGGACCTGGTGCACCGCCTGCTGCAGGGCGAGCCCCGTATCGCCGTCCGCACTCGCTCCCGCAGCGCCGATCGAGTCTACGACGCCTATTACGAGGACGAGATTCGCGTCTACCCCGACAACCTGCAACCGGGGGAGGAGGAGATCGTCGCCCGTCGGCTGCGTCAGCTCCTGAGCTCCTGA
- a CDS encoding creatininase family protein gives MFQFSYDGTNRKILWQELWRHEFDEALRRHPVVIVPTGSIEQHGPHCPADVDISIPLHLAVRVAQRVTEFPVLVAPPVWFGLAHYNKGFPGTISLRPETYLQLLGDVCRSIHDNGFHRIVVVNGHGGNDAPNRVVRDTLSEEDIFLVAYSWWQSVEPEMATWSEADAGSVGHGGEWETSVQLYLRQHLIDRGRINADVFPNPFSPELRSFARFAERRRDTRDHTGTMGDATVASAEKGERIFLLAAERLEQVVRELHSQPRRHYREFGSHAH, from the coding sequence TTGTTCCAGTTCTCGTACGATGGCACCAATCGCAAGATCCTGTGGCAGGAGCTATGGCGCCACGAGTTCGACGAGGCCCTGCGTCGGCATCCCGTCGTGATTGTGCCCACGGGTTCCATCGAGCAACACGGGCCTCACTGCCCCGCCGACGTGGACATCTCCATCCCGCTGCACCTGGCCGTACGAGTCGCCCAGCGGGTCACGGAGTTCCCCGTCCTGGTAGCCCCGCCGGTGTGGTTCGGGCTGGCCCACTACAACAAGGGCTTCCCCGGTACCATCAGCCTTCGGCCCGAGACCTATCTTCAGTTGCTCGGCGATGTGTGTCGCAGCATCCATGACAACGGCTTTCACCGCATCGTGGTGGTCAATGGCCACGGCGGCAACGACGCACCCAACCGCGTGGTACGCGATACCCTCTCTGAGGAAGACATCTTCCTGGTGGCCTACAGTTGGTGGCAGTCCGTGGAGCCGGAGATGGCCACCTGGAGCGAAGCCGACGCGGGGAGCGTCGGGCACGGTGGCGAATGGGAGACCTCAGTACAGCTCTACTTACGCCAGCACCTGATAGACCGAGGTCGCATCAACGCCGACGTCTTTCCCAACCCCTTCAGCCCCGAGCTGCGCTCCTTCGCCCGATTCGCCGAACGCCGGCGCGATACCCGCGACCACACTGGCACCATGGGCGACGCTACCGTGGCCTCGGCAGAAAAGGGCGAGCGCATCTTCCTACTGGCCGCCGAGCGGCTGGAGCAGGTGGTACGCGAACTCCATTCCCAGCCCCGCCGCCACTACCGCGAGTTCGGCTCTCACGCGCATTGA